A single region of the Agromyces sp. Leaf222 genome encodes:
- a CDS encoding RDD family protein, translating to MSITMHVDDEPTPGLGPDGRPDPAYAAALGLVPAPTGRRAAAFSLDAAIWLVLASPSIFGAVALSRAVLAAGGDASAVDLTTLAVPLIALAAGQVLTALFGLIQLVMHGLRGVTVGKAALGMRSVSVVDFGKAGFWRITLRALVLWASWIVLPFIGPAVMFLSANWDPEQRGRSWLDRTGRCYAVDARNGLDPFDAKALRHARRQVESPRETGTAKLPSLASDRPVGEEFLIPSQRSSSGVVSAGGSVETGQWTPPPVGSTGPPPAPAGPSPLPPSPAAPPAAAMPATAAAAAVPPAAPPAPPAFVRPQQTTLPQQTTLPQQTTLPLPPAPAAQTPASARPDSQVVVLVFDDGTRLVPGDYGLLGRAPVSAPGEQAQLVPLSDPSMLISKVHAEFGATASGFWIADRGSTNGTDVRHPDGRVEPLRAGVRTPLAVGSVVTVGGRSFTIARDSER from the coding sequence GTGAGCATCACGATGCACGTCGACGACGAGCCCACGCCGGGGCTCGGCCCCGACGGAAGACCGGACCCCGCCTACGCCGCGGCCCTCGGGCTCGTGCCCGCGCCGACCGGGCGGCGCGCCGCGGCGTTCAGCCTCGACGCGGCGATCTGGCTCGTGCTCGCCTCGCCGTCGATCTTCGGCGCCGTCGCGTTGTCGCGCGCCGTGCTCGCGGCCGGCGGCGACGCGTCGGCCGTCGACCTCACGACGCTCGCCGTTCCGCTCATCGCGCTCGCCGCCGGACAGGTGCTGACCGCCCTCTTCGGGCTCATCCAGTTGGTCATGCACGGGCTCCGCGGCGTCACCGTCGGCAAGGCCGCCCTCGGCATGCGCTCGGTCAGCGTGGTCGACTTCGGCAAGGCCGGCTTCTGGCGCATCACCCTGCGGGCGCTCGTGCTCTGGGCGAGCTGGATCGTGCTGCCGTTCATCGGCCCGGCGGTGATGTTCCTCTCGGCGAACTGGGACCCCGAGCAGCGCGGGCGCTCCTGGCTCGACCGCACGGGCCGGTGCTACGCGGTCGATGCGCGCAACGGACTCGACCCGTTCGACGCGAAGGCGTTGCGGCATGCCCGCCGCCAGGTCGAGTCCCCGCGCGAAACCGGCACGGCCAAGCTGCCCTCGCTCGCGAGCGACCGCCCCGTCGGCGAGGAGTTCCTCATTCCGTCGCAGCGTTCGAGCTCCGGCGTGGTCTCGGCCGGCGGATCCGTCGAGACCGGCCAGTGGACCCCGCCGCCCGTCGGCTCGACCGGGCCCCCGCCTGCGCCCGCCGGCCCGTCTCCGCTGCCGCCGAGCCCCGCCGCGCCGCCGGCCGCAGCGATGCCCGCCACGGCCGCCGCTGCCGCCGTCCCGCCCGCCGCACCGCCAGCGCCCCCCGCGTTCGTGCGGCCGCAGCAGACGACCCTGCCGCAGCAGACCACCCTGCCGCAGCAGACCACCCTGCCGCTTCCGCCCGCTCCGGCCGCCCAGACGCCCGCATCCGCCCGACCCGATTCGCAGGTCGTCGTGCTCGTCTTCGACGACGGCACCCGCCTGGTTCCGGGCGACTACGGACTGCTCGGCCGCGCGCCGGTCTCCGCCCCGGGCGAGCAGGCGCAGCTGGTGCCGCTCAGCGACCCGTCGATGCTCATCTCCAAGGTGCACGCCGAGTTCGGCGCCACGGCCTCCGGCTTCTGGATCGCCGACCGGGGGTCGACGAACGGCACAGATGTGCGGCACCCCGACGGCCGCGTCGAACCGCTGCGGGCGGGCGTGCGCACGCCGCTCGCCGTCGGCAGCGTCGTCACGGTCGGCGGCCGCAGCTTCACGATCGCACGCGATTCCGAAAGGTAA
- a CDS encoding FtsK/SpoIIIE domain-containing protein: MKLKVGLRRQQGAPVDLVITTDATATVGDVASAIAHNDPASPGLRGATGLSLAVAPPTSSEPVVLDPQVLIGDAAIGSGFNAAVVAGQTAGGQGGQSAVAAVMRVHNGPDAGREFPLPRGASIIGRAAGADIVLVDALASKRHARVEVDQASIELVDLNSANGLVVDGGLVQRVRVIPGQKITIGDTDISFSLVATGDAAPSSDPVLERGGSLMFNRSPRVEERYPGTEHRHPTVPNEAEPRLFPWPMIVAPIMLGFAMFAFTGRATSLLIVAMSPLMMLGNFVGQRTQQGKKLRLEIDTFETQIEDLEERLAKETIVERARRLEESPAVAAVYEQAMRLGPLLWTRRPEHWNFLALRLGIGRARSRNTVAQTSELKGIARYASQVDVLRDRHEFIDDVPLVEMLPSSGAIGIAGPRHLAADVLRGLGVQLFGLHAPNELVTAAIVDPAWAREIEWMKWLPHTTSPKSPFAELALADSQSAGTALLNALEETILERLSGTASRRGPLSTDDSTMSLGARVGGSGGSAGELDGDLALVLIASNDAPVDRPRLTQVIERGADAGIFTIFLAPTVESLPAACRTFIDATDGLEHARVGYVRAGEDYREAVIEGVSNQYAEVFAKRLAPVVDSSSVTADSTDLPRSVSLLRLLGTDMAAQPSTAVERWRQNNSVLDRTRGTRPRLKRAGTLKAYIGQGSPDAMSLDLRTQGPHALVGGTTGSGKSEFLQAWVLGMAAEYSPDRVTFLFVDYKGGSAFADCVELPHCVGLVTDLSPHLVRRALTSLRAELHHREHLFNRKKAKDLLELEKRQDPETPPALVLVIDEFAALAGEVPEFVDGVVDIAQRGRSLGIHLIMATQRPAGVIKDNLRANTNLRVALRMADVSDSNDVVGDPIAGTFDPSIPGRGIAKTGPGRLVPFQSGYAGGWTTDVPDVAQAKVAELRFGGAIVWEGDAEGESDTHDEDLGPNDQKRLVKNLIAAASEARIPAPRRPWLDDLATTVDLRSLPQDGDSRIPLGLADIPERQLQEPMYFEPDTDGHMLVYGTSGAGKSTALRSIALAAGARPDLARAVVYGLDFGTGSLRAIEELPHVGSIVPGDDAERVQRLLRNIRSVLDERAKRFSAVNAATLSEYRAITGRTDESRILLLIDGFGTFKQEWETTSARSPFYAIFMRLLGEGRPLGIHAIVTADRYGAVPTAVSANVSKRIILRMSDDGAYAILGAPKDVLNERSAPGRAIVDGFETQIAAIGGTANVAEQTSAMQEFAATLRARGAVEASEIGALPTELATTDLPDQIDGQPVIGVSDDVLGPKGFEPIGTFVIAGPPRSGKSTALRALVTSVRRFDPAVELFHFGGRRAVLREFAPWRRSATTIDDARALAKELAGIVGDESIPGRIMIVVENVTEFGDTDAERPLKELFQAINRSDHFLVGDGDVSQLSSGYGLVGELKAGRRGIALRPETYDGDSLFKVPFPKVARHEYPEGRGIFVENGAFVTVQLPLVGEGPIGG; the protein is encoded by the coding sequence ATGAAGCTCAAAGTCGGTCTCCGCCGCCAGCAGGGCGCCCCGGTCGACCTCGTCATCACGACGGATGCCACGGCCACCGTCGGCGACGTCGCCTCGGCGATCGCCCACAACGACCCGGCATCGCCGGGCCTCCGCGGCGCGACGGGACTGAGCCTCGCGGTGGCGCCCCCGACCTCGAGCGAGCCGGTCGTGCTCGACCCGCAGGTGCTCATCGGCGACGCCGCCATCGGATCGGGGTTCAACGCGGCCGTCGTGGCCGGGCAGACCGCGGGCGGCCAGGGCGGCCAGTCGGCGGTCGCGGCCGTCATGCGCGTGCACAACGGCCCCGACGCGGGGCGCGAGTTCCCGCTGCCGCGCGGGGCGAGCATCATCGGTCGCGCGGCGGGCGCCGACATCGTGCTCGTCGATGCGCTCGCCTCGAAGCGGCATGCGAGGGTCGAGGTCGACCAGGCGTCGATCGAGCTCGTCGACCTGAACTCCGCCAACGGGCTCGTCGTCGACGGCGGCCTCGTGCAGCGCGTGCGCGTGATCCCCGGGCAGAAGATCACGATCGGCGACACCGACATCTCCTTCTCGCTCGTCGCGACCGGCGACGCCGCCCCGTCGAGCGATCCGGTGCTCGAGCGCGGCGGCTCGCTCATGTTCAACCGGTCGCCGCGCGTCGAGGAACGCTACCCGGGCACCGAGCACCGGCATCCGACCGTCCCGAACGAGGCAGAGCCGCGCCTGTTCCCGTGGCCGATGATCGTCGCGCCCATCATGCTCGGCTTCGCGATGTTCGCGTTCACGGGCCGGGCGACATCCCTGCTCATCGTCGCGATGTCGCCGCTCATGATGCTCGGCAACTTCGTCGGCCAGCGCACGCAGCAGGGCAAGAAGCTGCGGCTCGAGATCGACACGTTCGAGACCCAGATCGAAGACCTCGAGGAACGGCTCGCCAAGGAGACGATCGTCGAGCGGGCCAGGCGCCTCGAGGAGTCGCCAGCGGTCGCCGCGGTCTACGAGCAGGCCATGCGCCTCGGGCCGCTGCTCTGGACGCGCCGCCCCGAGCACTGGAACTTCCTCGCGCTGCGCCTCGGCATCGGCCGCGCCCGCAGCCGCAACACCGTCGCGCAGACCAGCGAGCTCAAGGGCATCGCCAGGTATGCGAGCCAGGTCGACGTGCTGCGCGACCGCCACGAGTTCATCGACGACGTGCCGCTCGTCGAGATGCTGCCGAGCTCGGGTGCCATCGGCATCGCGGGCCCCCGTCACCTCGCCGCCGATGTGCTCCGCGGCCTCGGCGTGCAGCTCTTCGGCCTGCACGCCCCGAACGAGCTCGTCACCGCCGCGATCGTCGACCCGGCGTGGGCGCGCGAGATCGAGTGGATGAAGTGGCTCCCGCACACCACGAGCCCGAAGTCGCCGTTCGCCGAGCTCGCCCTGGCCGACAGCCAGTCGGCGGGCACCGCCCTCCTGAACGCGCTGGAGGAGACGATCCTCGAGCGCCTGTCGGGTACCGCGAGCCGCCGCGGACCCCTCAGCACCGACGACTCCACGATGTCGCTCGGCGCCCGCGTCGGCGGCTCGGGCGGTTCGGCCGGCGAACTCGACGGCGACCTCGCGCTCGTGCTCATCGCCTCGAACGACGCACCCGTCGACCGGCCGCGCCTCACGCAGGTCATCGAGCGAGGGGCGGATGCCGGCATCTTCACGATCTTCCTCGCCCCGACCGTCGAGTCGCTGCCCGCCGCCTGCCGCACCTTCATCGACGCGACCGACGGGCTCGAGCACGCCCGCGTCGGCTACGTGCGCGCCGGCGAGGACTACCGTGAGGCCGTCATCGAGGGCGTCTCGAACCAGTACGCCGAGGTCTTCGCGAAGCGGCTCGCACCCGTCGTCGACTCCAGCTCGGTGACCGCGGACTCGACCGACCTGCCGCGCAGCGTCTCCCTGCTGCGCCTGCTCGGCACCGACATGGCCGCCCAGCCGTCGACCGCGGTCGAGCGCTGGCGCCAGAACAACTCCGTGCTCGACCGCACCCGCGGCACGCGCCCTCGGCTGAAGCGCGCGGGCACGCTGAAGGCGTACATCGGCCAGGGCAGCCCCGACGCGATGTCGCTCGACCTGCGCACGCAGGGCCCGCACGCCCTCGTCGGCGGCACGACCGGTTCGGGCAAGTCCGAGTTCCTGCAGGCGTGGGTGCTCGGCATGGCGGCCGAGTACAGCCCCGACCGGGTCACGTTCCTCTTCGTCGACTACAAGGGCGGGTCGGCGTTCGCCGACTGCGTCGAGCTGCCGCACTGCGTCGGCCTCGTCACCGACCTCAGCCCGCACCTCGTGCGGCGAGCCCTCACGAGCCTCCGCGCCGAGCTGCACCACCGCGAGCACCTGTTCAACCGCAAGAAGGCGAAGGACCTCCTCGAGCTCGAGAAGCGCCAAGACCCCGAGACGCCGCCCGCGCTCGTGCTCGTCATCGACGAGTTCGCCGCACTCGCGGGCGAGGTGCCCGAGTTCGTCGACGGCGTCGTCGACATCGCCCAGCGCGGCCGCTCGCTCGGCATCCACCTGATCATGGCCACGCAGCGTCCGGCCGGCGTCATCAAGGACAACCTGCGCGCGAACACGAACCTCAGGGTCGCACTGCGCATGGCGGATGTCTCCGACTCGAACGACGTCGTCGGCGACCCGATCGCGGGCACCTTCGACCCGTCGATCCCGGGTCGCGGCATCGCCAAGACCGGCCCAGGTCGCCTCGTGCCGTTCCAGTCGGGCTACGCCGGCGGCTGGACGACCGACGTGCCCGACGTCGCCCAGGCCAAGGTCGCCGAGCTCCGCTTCGGCGGCGCGATCGTGTGGGAGGGCGACGCAGAGGGCGAGTCCGACACCCACGACGAGGACCTCGGCCCGAACGACCAGAAGCGGCTCGTGAAGAACCTCATCGCCGCGGCATCCGAGGCGCGCATCCCCGCGCCCCGCCGGCCCTGGCTCGACGACCTCGCGACCACCGTCGACCTCCGCAGCCTGCCCCAAGACGGCGACTCGCGCATCCCGCTCGGTCTCGCCGACATCCCCGAGCGCCAGCTCCAGGAGCCGATGTACTTCGAGCCGGACACCGACGGCCACATGCTCGTCTACGGCACGAGCGGTGCGGGCAAGTCGACCGCCCTGCGTTCGATCGCGCTCGCAGCCGGCGCCAGGCCCGACCTCGCGCGGGCGGTCGTCTACGGCCTCGACTTCGGCACCGGCTCGCTCCGCGCCATCGAGGAGCTCCCGCACGTCGGCTCGATCGTGCCGGGCGACGACGCAGAGCGCGTGCAGCGCCTGCTCCGCAACATCCGCTCGGTGCTCGACGAACGCGCCAAGCGGTTCTCGGCCGTGAACGCGGCGACCCTGTCGGAGTACCGCGCGATCACCGGGCGCACCGACGAGTCGCGCATCCTGCTGCTCATCGACGGCTTCGGCACGTTCAAGCAGGAGTGGGAGACGACGTCGGCCCGATCGCCGTTCTACGCGATCTTCATGCGCCTGCTCGGCGAGGGGCGCCCGCTCGGCATCCACGCCATCGTGACGGCCGACCGCTACGGCGCCGTGCCGACCGCGGTCAGCGCGAACGTCAGCAAGCGCATCATCCTGCGGATGTCGGATGACGGCGCCTACGCGATCCTCGGCGCCCCGAAGGACGTGCTCAACGAGCGCAGTGCCCCGGGCCGCGCCATCGTCGACGGCTTCGAGACGCAGATCGCGGCCATCGGCGGCACCGCCAACGTCGCCGAGCAGACGAGCGCGATGCAGGAGTTCGCCGCGACCCTGCGCGCGCGGGGCGCGGTCGAGGCGTCCGAGATCGGCGCGCTGCCGACCGAGCTCGCCACGACCGACCTGCCCGACCAGATCGACGGGCAGCCGGTCATCGGCGTCTCCGACGACGTGCTCGGCCCCAAGGGCTTCGAGCCGATCGGCACGTTCGTGATCGCCGGTCCGCCGAGGAGCGGCAAGTCGACCGCGCTCCGGGCCCTCGTCACCTCGGTGCGCCGCTTCGACCCCGCCGTGGAGCTGTTCCACTTCGGCGGACGACGTGCGGTGCTGCGCGAGTTCGCGCCGTGGCGCCGCTCGGCGACCACCATCGACGACGCGCGGGCGCTCGCGAAGGAGCTCGCCGGCATCGTCGGCGACGAGTCGATCCCCGGCCGCATCATGATCGTCGTCGAGAACGTCACCGAGTTCGGCGACACCGACGCCGAGCGTCCGCTGAAGGAGCTGTTCCAGGCGATCAACCGAAGCGATCACTTCCTCGTCGGCGACGGCGACGTGTCGCAGCTGAGCTCCGGATACGGGCTCGTCGGCGAACTGAAGGCGGGTCGGCGCGGCATCGCGCTCCGCCCAGAGACCTACGACGGCGACTCGCTGTTCAAGGTGCCGTTCCCGAAGGTCGCCAGGCACGAGTACCCCGAGGGCCGGGGCATCTTCGTCGAGAACGGCGCGTTCGTGACCGTGCAGCTGCCGCTCGTGGGGGAGGGCCCCATCGGTGGGTAG
- a CDS encoding WXG100 family type VII secretion target, translating into MADFKASYGEMESMAGKLDSGREDIGDVLRRLKDDVDRLLGDDFKTQHASGKFGEGYTELTTGLEKAIEGISDMGDSLRKMMQAIKDTDQALAGN; encoded by the coding sequence ATGGCGGACTTCAAGGCTTCTTACGGCGAGATGGAATCGATGGCCGGCAAGCTCGACAGCGGTCGCGAGGACATCGGCGACGTGCTTCGCCGACTGAAGGACGACGTCGACCGTCTCCTCGGCGACGACTTCAAGACGCAGCACGCGTCGGGCAAGTTCGGCGAGGGCTACACCGAGCTGACCACGGGCCTCGAGAAGGCGATCGAGGGCATCAGCGACATGGGCGACTCGCTCCGCAAGATGATGCAGGCGATCAAGGACACCGACCAGGCGCTCGCCGGCAACTAG
- a CDS encoding GspE/PulE family protein, which yields MAVLGEILILQGDVPYEHLHEVTSVDESDERAVQALVTRGLITERQLQRARAAQAGVPFIDDLLDYPVEQEAVDLVGPSTCRRHSVLPIAVTIDTIVLAMATPGDVFALDDVRVESGLTVSPVVADREQLLSMIDRYHRADEELLDLATTLEGEAEASVTDAFQVADADDDAPIVRLVNVLVSQAIADSASDIHIEPQEHSLRVRYRIDGVLHEMQSAPKSIQSGVISRLKIMADIDIAERRKPQDGRMSAVVGGRKVDVRVATLPTVWGEKVVMRILDNSHASLDLRDLGLSPANQAVFERSYRKPHGMILVTGPTGSGKSTTLYATLNAVARSEVNVITVEDPVEYRMNGINQVQVNAKAGLTFASALRSILRSDPDIVLVGEIRDRETAQIAIEASLTGHLVLSTLHTNDAASAVVRLTEMGVEPFLVGSAVDCVVAQRLARRLCDRCKAPLEVTREELQVLRFELAPGEMVPEVFGAVGCQACAKTGYKGRIALHEVMEVDEQLERLAVARAAASEIGAMARRNGMSSLRQDGWAKVRDGVTSIEEVLRVAI from the coding sequence ATGGCTGTCCTCGGAGAGATCCTGATCCTGCAGGGCGACGTCCCCTACGAACACCTGCACGAGGTCACGTCGGTCGACGAGTCCGACGAGCGCGCCGTGCAGGCGCTGGTCACGCGCGGCCTCATCACCGAGCGGCAGCTGCAGCGCGCTCGGGCGGCGCAGGCGGGCGTGCCGTTCATCGACGACCTGCTCGACTACCCGGTCGAGCAGGAGGCGGTCGACCTGGTCGGTCCGTCGACGTGCCGGCGGCATTCGGTGCTGCCGATCGCGGTGACGATCGACACGATCGTGCTCGCGATGGCGACGCCGGGCGACGTGTTCGCGCTCGACGACGTGCGCGTCGAGTCCGGCCTGACCGTGAGCCCGGTGGTCGCCGATCGCGAGCAGCTGCTCAGCATGATCGACCGGTACCACCGCGCCGACGAGGAGCTGCTCGACCTCGCGACGACGCTCGAGGGCGAGGCCGAGGCATCCGTCACCGATGCGTTCCAGGTCGCCGATGCCGATGACGACGCGCCGATCGTGCGCCTCGTGAACGTGCTCGTGTCGCAGGCGATCGCGGACTCGGCCTCCGACATCCACATCGAGCCGCAGGAGCACTCGCTGCGGGTGCGGTACCGCATCGACGGCGTGCTGCACGAGATGCAGAGCGCGCCGAAGTCGATCCAGAGCGGGGTGATCTCGCGCCTGAAGATCATGGCCGACATCGACATCGCCGAGCGGCGCAAGCCGCAGGACGGGCGGATGTCGGCGGTCGTCGGTGGCCGCAAGGTCGACGTGCGCGTCGCCACCCTGCCGACGGTGTGGGGCGAGAAGGTCGTCATGCGCATCCTCGACAACTCGCATGCGAGCCTCGACCTGCGCGACCTCGGCCTGAGCCCTGCGAACCAGGCGGTGTTCGAGCGCTCGTACCGCAAGCCGCACGGCATGATCCTGGTCACGGGCCCGACGGGTTCGGGCAAGTCGACGACGCTGTACGCGACGTTGAACGCGGTGGCGCGGTCTGAGGTCAACGTGATCACCGTCGAGGACCCGGTCGAGTACCGCATGAACGGCATCAACCAGGTGCAGGTCAACGCGAAGGCCGGCCTGACGTTCGCGAGCGCGCTGCGCAGCATCCTGCGGTCGGACCCCGACATCGTGCTCGTGGGCGAGATCCGCGACCGCGAGACGGCGCAGATCGCGATCGAGGCGTCGCTCACGGGTCACCTCGTGCTCTCGACGCTGCACACGAACGATGCGGCGAGCGCCGTCGTGCGCCTCACCGAGATGGGCGTCGAGCCGTTCCTCGTGGGGTCGGCGGTCGACTGCGTGGTCGCCCAGCGGCTCGCACGTCGGCTGTGCGACCGGTGCAAGGCGCCGCTCGAGGTCACGCGCGAAGAGCTGCAGGTGCTGCGCTTCGAGCTCGCCCCCGGCGAGATGGTGCCAGAGGTCTTCGGCGCGGTGGGCTGCCAGGCGTGCGCGAAGACGGGCTACAAGGGCCGCATCGCGCTGCACGAGGTCATGGAGGTCGACGAGCAGCTCGAGCGACTGGCCGTGGCGAGGGCCGCGGCGAGCGAGATCGGCGCGATGGCGCGCCGCAACGGCATGAGCTCGCTCCGCCAGGACGGCTGGGCGAAGGTGCGCGACGGCGTCACCTCGATCGAAGAGGTGCTGCGCGTCGCGATCTAG